Proteins from a genomic interval of Lysobacter stagni:
- a CDS encoding LacI family DNA-binding transcriptional regulator gives MEKTRKSIRRKGHAVTIDEVATLASVSPMTVSRVINGQGKVRDTTRDRVMRAVKELGYTPNLAASSLAAAQHTRIALIYTNPSSAYLRELLVGALRGAARTAAQLMIDSWDTLNAEAQRNAARALAKTVAGAILPPPLCESKAVVAELVNAGIPVVAIASDRFSQEISSVRIDDFRASQEITAHLISLGHTRIGYIKGNPNQTASARRYEGFLAAHAQAGIEVDATLVQQGLFTYRSGLDATEKLLAHKHPPTAIFASNDDMASAAVSVAHRRGLDVPRDLSVVGFDDTSAATTVWPELTTIHQPIASMADSAVDILLRNIRRKDKSTRVVTDHVVAHQLVTRDSVAPPKRGNNH, from the coding sequence TTGGAGAAGACCCGGAAATCGATTCGCCGCAAGGGCCACGCCGTCACCATCGACGAGGTCGCCACGCTGGCGAGCGTGTCGCCGATGACCGTATCGCGCGTCATCAACGGCCAGGGCAAGGTGCGCGACACGACACGCGACCGCGTCATGCGTGCGGTGAAGGAACTGGGCTACACGCCCAACCTGGCGGCCAGTTCGCTCGCCGCCGCGCAGCACACGCGCATCGCGCTGATCTACACCAACCCCAGCTCGGCCTACCTTCGCGAGTTGCTGGTCGGTGCGCTGCGCGGTGCAGCGCGTACCGCGGCGCAGTTGATGATCGACAGCTGGGACACCCTCAACGCCGAAGCGCAGCGCAACGCGGCGCGTGCACTGGCCAAGACCGTGGCGGGCGCGATCCTGCCGCCGCCGCTGTGCGAGTCGAAGGCGGTGGTGGCCGAACTGGTCAATGCCGGAATCCCCGTGGTCGCCATCGCCTCGGACCGTTTCAGCCAGGAGATTTCCAGCGTCCGCATCGACGACTTCCGCGCCAGTCAGGAAATCACCGCACATCTGATCTCGCTCGGTCACACCCGCATCGGCTACATCAAGGGCAACCCGAACCAGACCGCCAGCGCGCGTCGCTACGAAGGTTTCCTGGCCGCGCACGCGCAGGCCGGTATCGAAGTGGATGCCACGCTCGTGCAGCAGGGACTGTTCACCTACCGCTCCGGCCTGGATGCCACCGAGAAGCTGCTGGCGCACAAGCATCCGCCCACGGCCATCTTCGCCAGCAACGACGACATGGCCTCTGCCGCGGTGTCCGTGGCGCATCGCCGCGGACTGGACGTGCCGCGCGATCTTTCCGTCGTCGGATTCGACGACACGTCCGCCGCCACCACGGTGTGGCCGGAACTCACCACCATCCACCAGCCGATCGCCTCGATGGCCGATTCGGCCGTCGACATCCTGCTGCGCAACATCCGCCGCAAGGACAAGAGCACGCGCGTGGTGACGGACCATGTCGTCGCGCACCAGCTTGTCACTCGCGACTCGGTGGCTCCGCCCAAACGCGGCAACAACCACTGA
- a CDS encoding alpha-glucuronidase family glycosyl hydrolase, whose amino-acid sequence MRALHMVRASRPYGDSVRQAAQRAQHACIDRARALIALLALGLLVVLSMPGTARAEDGYDLWLRYRPLAQADAVRPHATQLVAPETTPTQSATRAELLRGLSGLLGTDLAVQPTATADGAIVVGTPASSPAIAALRLKTKDLGREGYLIRSARIDGHRATVIAANDDIGALYGAFHLLRLVQTAQSLDALDIREVPRTQLRMLNHWDNLNRHVERGYAGESIWDWHKLPDYLSPRYTDYARANASIGINATVLNNVNASAQQLTPMYIEKAAALANVLRPYGIRVFLSARFSAPVEIGGLKNADPLDPAVKQWWKDKADEIYKAIPDFGGFLVKANSEGQPGPQDYGRTHADGANMMADAVKPHGGKVIWRAFVYSHETPDDRAKQAWNEFVPLDGKFRDNVMVQVKNGAIDFQPREPFHPLFGAMPKTPLMMEFQITKEYLGFATHLAYLGPLFEETLRADTQVRGPGSTVAKVIDGSLHAGTLPKGAITGMAGVANIGSDRNWSGSHFDQANWYAYGRLAWNPYLSSRDIAQEWARMTFSSDDAVVQPIVGMMMGSREAVVDYMTPLGLHHLMGRSHHYGPGPWVEGGPRADWTSVYYHRASKDGIGFDRTTHGSGAVSQYAPPVAAQFDDVKKTPEEFLLWFHHVPWDYTTKSGRPLWGELVHRYSQGVDYVRGMRRTWDGLKGRVDDERHAQVATFLAIQEKEAQWWRDASIAYFQTFAQRPLPEGEAPPAHALDYYESLEFPFAPGNG is encoded by the coding sequence ATGAGAGCTCTGCACATGGTACGGGCATCCCGCCCGTACGGCGACAGCGTACGCCAGGCCGCGCAACGCGCCCAGCATGCCTGCATCGACCGGGCGCGCGCCCTCATCGCACTGCTGGCTCTGGGGTTGCTGGTCGTCCTGTCGATGCCGGGCACGGCGCGAGCCGAGGATGGTTACGACCTGTGGCTGCGCTATCGCCCGCTTGCCCAGGCCGATGCCGTGCGGCCCCATGCCACGCAGCTGGTCGCGCCGGAGACGACGCCGACGCAGTCCGCCACCCGCGCCGAACTGTTGCGCGGCCTCTCCGGCCTGCTGGGCACGGACCTTGCCGTGCAGCCTACGGCCACGGCCGATGGCGCGATCGTCGTCGGTACGCCGGCTTCATCGCCGGCCATCGCTGCCCTGCGCCTGAAGACGAAGGACCTTGGGCGCGAGGGCTATCTCATCCGCAGCGCCAGAATCGATGGACATCGCGCGACCGTGATCGCGGCCAACGACGACATCGGTGCGCTGTACGGCGCGTTCCATCTGCTGCGCCTGGTGCAGACGGCCCAGTCGCTGGACGCGCTCGACATCCGCGAAGTGCCGCGCACGCAACTGCGCATGCTCAATCACTGGGACAACCTCAACCGTCACGTCGAACGCGGCTACGCGGGCGAATCGATCTGGGACTGGCACAAGCTGCCGGACTATCTCTCCCCGCGCTACACCGATTACGCCCGCGCGAACGCATCCATCGGCATCAACGCCACGGTGCTCAACAACGTCAACGCGAGCGCGCAGCAGCTGACGCCGATGTACATCGAGAAGGCGGCCGCGCTGGCGAACGTGCTGCGCCCCTACGGCATCCGCGTGTTCCTGAGCGCGAGATTCAGCGCGCCGGTGGAGATCGGCGGACTCAAGAACGCCGACCCGCTCGATCCGGCCGTGAAGCAGTGGTGGAAGGACAAGGCCGACGAGATCTACAAGGCCATTCCCGACTTCGGCGGCTTCCTGGTCAAGGCCAATTCCGAAGGCCAGCCCGGCCCGCAGGACTACGGCCGGACGCACGCCGACGGCGCCAACATGATGGCTGACGCGGTGAAGCCGCACGGCGGCAAGGTGATCTGGCGCGCGTTCGTCTACTCGCACGAAACTCCGGACGACCGCGCCAAGCAGGCCTGGAACGAATTCGTTCCGCTGGATGGAAAGTTCCGCGACAACGTGATGGTGCAGGTGAAGAACGGCGCCATCGACTTCCAGCCGCGCGAACCCTTCCATCCGTTATTCGGTGCGATGCCGAAGACGCCGCTGATGATGGAGTTCCAGATCACCAAGGAATACCTGGGCTTCGCCACGCACCTGGCCTATCTCGGCCCGCTGTTCGAGGAAACGCTGCGCGCCGACACGCAGGTGCGCGGCCCGGGCTCGACGGTGGCGAAGGTGATCGATGGATCGCTGCACGCCGGCACGCTTCCGAAGGGCGCGATCACCGGCATGGCCGGCGTGGCCAACATCGGCAGCGACCGCAACTGGAGCGGCTCGCATTTCGATCAGGCCAACTGGTACGCCTACGGACGCCTGGCGTGGAATCCGTACCTGTCCTCGCGCGACATCGCGCAGGAGTGGGCACGCATGACCTTCTCCAGCGACGATGCCGTCGTGCAACCGATCGTCGGCATGATGATGGGGTCGCGTGAGGCCGTGGTGGACTACATGACGCCGCTGGGTCTGCATCATCTGATGGGGCGCAGCCACCACTACGGGCCGGGTCCGTGGGTGGAAGGCGGTCCGCGCGCGGATTGGACCTCGGTCTATTACCACCGCGCCTCGAAGGACGGCATCGGTTTCGATCGCACCACGCACGGCAGCGGCGCCGTCTCGCAGTACGCGCCGCCAGTGGCCGCGCAGTTCGATGACGTGAAGAAGACGCCCGAGGAATTCCTGCTCTGGTTCCACCACGTGCCCTGGGATTACACGACGAAGTCCGGTCGCCCGTTGTGGGGCGAGCTGGTGCACCGCTACTCGCAGGGCGTGGACTACGTGCGCGGCATGCGCCGCACCTGGGACGGCCTGAAGGGACGCGTCGACGACGAGCGCCATGCGCAGGTCGCGACGTTCCTCGCGATCCAGGAGAAGGAAGCGCAATGGTGGCGCGACGCCAGCATCGCCTACTTCCAGACCTTCGCGCAGCGGCCGCTGCCGGAGGGCGAAGCGCCGCCCGCGCACGCGCTGGACTACTACGAATCGCTCGAATTTCCGTTTGCCCCGGGGAATGGCTGA
- a CDS encoding sialate O-acetylesterase: MEHRLIAPLLGAALALTAFAAPAADAQGATLLHTMFQDHAVLQRGQPIRLYGRATPGEAVKLTFAGKRAMARADADGRWTATLPALKAGGPYTLTASATGTTQTVSDVLVGDVWLCSGQSNMELQVWRSLDARAEISGASSDTIRLLTVPQDGAVTPQETFQRPVTWNKLDSDSVRDFSAACYYYARELQKTVNVPMGLINAAWGGSRIQAWTSGPALRATNLYKDELDVLAQYATDPVGAIGRWGDVWARWWNARPDAKPGDTPWSATYVPGKDWRTAPHDLGPWEKWGVPELAQFDGMLWYRTTVKLTAQQASQDAVLALGPADEVDMTWVNGVAVGSTYGAGSGREYVLPRGLLKEGENSVVLNVLDTYRDGGLAGPASAHALRFKDGTSVVLSNPWKWRAVQGTDWPPRAPWQTAAGLSTLYNGMIAPLGRYNLRGMLWYQGESNTFEAERYRDLLRVLRADWRDRFGQDTPFTIVQLAGYGQPKSAPGESGWAALRESQRTVANDDANTGLAVAIDIGDHYDIHPSNKQELGRRLARVARHVVYGEKIAPSGPVPTAVKRVDDGIVVTFADVTGDLVAQGSYGPIGFELCGAAKDSCRYADAKAWGNAVALRAPNAHEATRVRYCWADGPVCTLFDGANLPAGPFELSIPTASSDDHAR; the protein is encoded by the coding sequence ATGGAACACCGATTGATCGCGCCGCTGCTGGGCGCCGCGCTTGCGCTCACTGCCTTCGCCGCGCCCGCCGCGGATGCGCAGGGCGCCACGTTGTTGCACACGATGTTCCAGGACCATGCCGTGCTGCAGCGTGGCCAGCCCATTCGCCTGTACGGGCGCGCGACGCCCGGCGAAGCGGTGAAGCTGACCTTCGCCGGCAAGCGCGCAATGGCGCGCGCCGACGCCGACGGCCGCTGGACGGCGACGCTTCCCGCGCTGAAGGCCGGTGGACCGTACACGCTCACCGCAAGCGCCACCGGCACTACGCAGACCGTGTCCGACGTGCTCGTGGGCGACGTGTGGCTGTGCTCGGGCCAGTCGAACATGGAGCTGCAGGTATGGCGCTCGCTCGATGCCCGCGCGGAGATCTCCGGCGCTTCCAGCGACACCATCCGCCTGTTGACCGTTCCGCAGGACGGCGCGGTCACGCCGCAGGAAACGTTCCAGCGTCCGGTGACGTGGAACAAGCTGGATTCCGACTCCGTTCGCGACTTCTCCGCCGCCTGCTACTACTACGCACGCGAACTGCAGAAGACCGTCAACGTTCCGATGGGCCTGATCAACGCGGCATGGGGCGGTTCGCGCATCCAGGCCTGGACCAGCGGCCCCGCATTGCGCGCAACCAACCTCTACAAGGACGAGCTCGACGTGCTCGCCCAGTACGCTACCGATCCGGTCGGCGCCATCGGTCGCTGGGGCGATGTCTGGGCGCGCTGGTGGAACGCACGCCCCGACGCGAAGCCGGGCGACACGCCGTGGAGCGCGACCTACGTGCCCGGCAAGGACTGGCGCACCGCGCCGCACGACCTTGGCCCGTGGGAGAAATGGGGCGTTCCGGAACTCGCTCAGTTCGACGGCATGCTCTGGTACCGCACCACGGTGAAGCTCACCGCCCAGCAGGCGTCGCAGGACGCCGTGCTCGCTCTCGGCCCCGCCGACGAAGTGGATATGACGTGGGTGAACGGCGTCGCCGTCGGCAGCACCTACGGCGCTGGCAGCGGTCGCGAGTACGTACTGCCGCGTGGCCTGCTGAAGGAAGGCGAGAACAGCGTCGTCCTCAACGTGCTCGACACCTACCGCGACGGCGGCCTGGCCGGTCCTGCGAGCGCGCACGCGCTGCGCTTCAAGGACGGCACCAGTGTCGTGCTGTCGAATCCCTGGAAGTGGCGCGCGGTGCAAGGCACCGATTGGCCGCCGCGTGCGCCGTGGCAGACGGCCGCGGGGCTGTCCACGCTCTACAACGGCATGATCGCGCCGCTGGGTCGCTACAACCTGCGCGGCATGCTCTGGTACCAGGGTGAGTCCAACACGTTCGAGGCCGAGCGCTATCGCGATCTGCTGCGGGTGCTGCGCGCCGATTGGCGCGATCGCTTCGGCCAGGACACGCCGTTCACCATCGTGCAGCTCGCCGGTTACGGCCAACCGAAGTCGGCGCCGGGCGAGAGTGGCTGGGCCGCGCTGCGCGAGTCGCAGCGCACCGTCGCCAACGACGACGCCAACACCGGTCTGGCCGTCGCCATCGACATCGGCGACCACTACGACATCCATCCCTCGAACAAGCAGGAGCTCGGCCGCCGCCTCGCGCGCGTCGCGCGCCACGTTGTCTATGGCGAGAAGATCGCGCCGTCCGGCCCCGTGCCTACCGCGGTGAAGCGCGTCGACGACGGCATCGTCGTCACCTTCGCCGACGTCACCGGCGACCTCGTCGCGCAGGGCTCGTACGGTCCCATCGGGTTCGAACTGTGCGGTGCCGCGAAGGATTCGTGCCGCTACGCCGATGCGAAGGCGTGGGGCAACGCCGTCGCGCTGCGCGCGCCGAACGCGCACGAGGCCACGCGCGTGCGCTACTGCTGGGCCGACGGCCCGGTATGCACGCTGTTCGACGGCGCCAACCTGCCCGCCGGTCCTTTCGAGCTGTCCATTCCCACCGCTTCTTCCGACGACCACGCACGATGA
- the manD gene encoding D-mannonate dehydratase ManD: MNTPTAETSRHGSARDREIVDAKVIVTCPGRNFVTLKITTRSGITGLGDATLNGRELSVASYLQDHVVPNLIGRDAGRIEDIWQFFYRGAYWRRGPVTMSAIAAVDVALWDILGKMSGLPLYQLLGGRSREGALVYGHANGRDIGEASDEVGKYIEKGFLAVRAQCGVPGVKKAYGISTGGKPYEPAESELPAETVWNTPKYLQVVPELFERLRADHGNDVELLHDVHHRLSPIEAARLARDLEPFRLFWLEDATPAENQKSFELIRKHSVTPLAVGEVFNSIWDCKHLIENQLIDYIRTTIVHGGGITHLRRLADFAALHYVRTGFHGATDLSPVCMGAALHFDTWVPNFGIQEWMFHSDETNEVFPHDYVFRDGRLHVGDTPGHGVDIDEKLAAKYPYAPKQLPVARLEDGTMWDW, translated from the coding sequence ATGAACACCCCCACTGCTGAAACCTCCCGCCACGGCTCCGCGCGCGATCGCGAGATCGTCGATGCCAAGGTCATCGTGACCTGCCCGGGCCGCAACTTCGTCACGCTCAAGATCACCACGCGTTCGGGCATCACCGGCCTGGGTGACGCCACGCTCAACGGACGCGAGCTGTCGGTCGCGTCGTACCTGCAGGACCACGTCGTGCCGAACCTGATCGGACGCGACGCCGGCCGCATCGAGGACATCTGGCAGTTCTTCTATCGCGGTGCGTACTGGCGCCGCGGGCCGGTGACGATGAGCGCGATCGCCGCGGTCGACGTCGCGCTGTGGGACATCCTGGGCAAGATGTCCGGCCTGCCGCTGTACCAGCTGCTGGGCGGGCGCTCGCGCGAGGGCGCGCTGGTGTACGGCCACGCCAACGGCCGCGACATCGGCGAAGCCAGCGACGAAGTTGGCAAGTACATCGAGAAGGGCTTCCTCGCCGTGCGCGCGCAGTGCGGCGTGCCGGGCGTGAAGAAGGCCTACGGCATCTCCACCGGCGGCAAGCCGTACGAGCCGGCCGAAAGCGAACTGCCCGCCGAAACGGTATGGAACACGCCGAAGTACCTGCAGGTGGTGCCGGAGCTGTTCGAACGGCTGCGCGCCGACCACGGCAACGACGTGGAGCTGCTGCATGACGTGCACCATCGCCTGTCGCCCATCGAGGCCGCGCGCCTGGCGCGCGATCTCGAGCCCTTCCGCCTGTTCTGGCTGGAGGATGCGACGCCGGCAGAGAACCAGAAGTCGTTCGAACTGATCCGAAAGCACTCGGTCACGCCGCTCGCGGTGGGCGAGGTGTTCAACTCGATCTGGGACTGCAAGCACCTGATCGAGAACCAGCTGATCGACTACATCCGCACCACCATCGTGCACGGCGGCGGCATCACCCACCTGCGTCGCCTCGCCGACTTCGCCGCGCTGCACTACGTGCGCACCGGCTTCCACGGCGCCACCGACCTGTCGCCGGTGTGCATGGGCGCGGCACTGCACTTCGACACGTGGGTCCCGAACTTCGGCATCCAGGAGTGGATGTTCCATTCCGACGAGACCAACGAGGTCTTCCCGCATGATTACGTCTTCCGCGACGGCCGCCTGCACGTCGGCGACACGCCCGGCCACGGCGTCGATATCGACGAGAAACTGGCCGCGAAGTATCCCTACGCACCCAAGCAGCTTCCGGTCGCACGGCTGGAAGACGGAACGATGTGGGACTGGTGA
- a CDS encoding glycoside hydrolase family 43 protein: protein MSGLVLAGLCIASAHAAEPVLFDWFEYKGHDATFEQPLKPGQYRNPILTGFYPDPSITRAGDRYYLVNSTFTYYPGIPVFESRDLVHWTQVGNVIDRPSQLDFDGLGMSRGVFAPTIEYHDGTFYVLNTSVDAGGNFISTAKNPAGPWSDPIWLKSIDGIDPALFFDDGRIYLINNDAPVGTPLYEGHRAIWMTELAPDTLQPIGPRKVLINGGMDLSEKPIWIEGPHLHKRDGWYYLVCAEDGTGPQHSQVVARSRSIWGPYTPYEHNPILTQRDLPDDRPDPITNAGHADIVETTDGTWWAVFLGSRNYGVTHYNTGRETYLLPVKWKDGWPTILPHGTRIPQVVDGPSFMQRNATQAPLSGNFTWRDDFDKPELDTAWMFARVPKMVWADVTSNPGKLAIHPLAEGLDTLRNPSFLARRQQHLAFEASTSLAVPREAGTEAGLAAFQNETHWLSYTVQRTKDGVELSLRERRGDATTALASTYLPQDTKQLALKVSGNAGAYAFAYDTGTGWRWLKQDVDGTVLSTDVAGGFIGATVGPYARVSRDEP, encoded by the coding sequence ATGTCGGGTCTGGTGCTTGCCGGTCTGTGCATCGCTTCCGCGCACGCGGCCGAGCCCGTCCTCTTCGACTGGTTCGAGTACAAGGGTCACGACGCGACGTTCGAGCAGCCGTTGAAGCCGGGCCAGTACCGCAACCCGATTCTCACCGGCTTCTATCCCGACCCCAGCATCACGCGCGCGGGCGATCGCTACTACCTCGTCAACTCGACGTTTACCTACTATCCCGGCATCCCGGTGTTCGAGAGCCGCGACCTCGTGCACTGGACACAGGTCGGCAACGTCATCGACCGCCCGTCGCAGCTCGACTTCGATGGTCTGGGCATGTCGCGCGGCGTATTCGCACCGACGATCGAGTACCACGACGGTACGTTCTACGTGTTGAATACGTCGGTGGACGCGGGCGGAAACTTCATCTCCACTGCGAAGAACCCCGCTGGCCCGTGGTCGGACCCGATCTGGCTGAAGAGCATCGATGGCATCGATCCTGCGCTGTTCTTCGATGACGGCAGGATCTACCTGATCAACAACGACGCGCCAGTGGGCACGCCGTTGTACGAGGGTCACCGCGCGATCTGGATGACGGAACTGGCGCCCGACACGCTGCAGCCCATCGGCCCGCGCAAGGTGCTGATCAACGGCGGCATGGACCTGTCGGAGAAGCCGATCTGGATCGAAGGCCCGCACCTCCACAAACGCGACGGCTGGTACTACCTCGTCTGCGCCGAGGACGGCACCGGGCCACAGCATTCGCAGGTGGTTGCGCGCAGCCGCTCGATCTGGGGACCGTATACGCCGTACGAACACAACCCGATCCTCACGCAGCGCGACCTTCCCGACGACCGTCCGGATCCCATTACCAACGCAGGCCATGCCGACATCGTCGAAACCACGGATGGCACGTGGTGGGCCGTGTTCCTGGGCAGCCGCAACTACGGCGTCACGCACTACAACACCGGCCGCGAGACCTACCTGCTGCCGGTGAAGTGGAAGGACGGCTGGCCGACGATCCTGCCGCACGGAACGCGCATTCCGCAGGTCGTCGACGGTCCGTCGTTCATGCAGCGCAACGCGACGCAGGCGCCGCTCAGCGGCAACTTCACCTGGCGCGACGACTTCGACAAACCCGAGCTCGACACCGCATGGATGTTCGCGCGCGTGCCGAAGATGGTGTGGGCGGATGTGACCTCCAATCCCGGCAAGCTGGCCATCCACCCGCTCGCCGAGGGTCTGGACACGCTGCGCAATCCTTCCTTCCTCGCGCGGCGCCAGCAGCACCTCGCCTTCGAGGCAAGCACGTCGCTGGCCGTTCCGCGCGAGGCCGGTACGGAAGCGGGCCTGGCTGCGTTCCAGAACGAAACCCATTGGCTGTCGTACACCGTGCAACGCACGAAGGACGGTGTGGAGCTGTCACTGCGCGAACGCCGCGGCGACGCGACCACGGCGCTGGCGAGCACGTACCTGCCCCAAGACACGAAGCAGTTGGCGTTGAAGGTTTCCGGCAATGCAGGTGCGTACGCGTTCGCGTACGACACCGGCACCGGTTGGCGCTGGCTGAAGCAGGACGTGGACGGAACCGTACTGAGTACCGACGTCGCCGGTGGGTTCATCGGCGCCACGGTCGGACCTTATGCGCGCGTGTCGCGCGATGAACCGTGA
- a CDS encoding glycoside hydrolase family 3 protein → MNGLRVAIASALLLASTALCAQTTTTAAAGDKPWLDTTFSFQERAAALVSQMTLEEKAAQMANGAPAIPRLGVPAYDWWNEALHGVARAGAATVYPQAIGMAATFDVPLMAQISSAISDEARAKHHEFLRQDQHGRYQGLTFWSPNINIFRDPRWGRGQETYGEDPYLTARMGVAFVKGLQGDDPKYRKLDATAKHFAVHSGPEADRHTFDAKPTERDLRETYLPAFEALVKEGDVDAVMGAYNRVYGESASASKFLLQDVLRREWGFRGYVVSDCWAIVDIWKHHKIVATPEEAAALAVKNGTQLDCGDTYAPSLPVAVRKGLISEAEVDHAVTQLFTARMRLGMFDPPEQVRWAGIPYSANQSPAHDALARKVAQESIVLLKNDGVLPLSRDVKRIAVVGPTADDTMALLGNYYGTPAAPVTILQGIREAVPNAQVVHARGVDLVEGRDDPAATPLIEPQYLRPDAKSPERGLKGEYFRNRDLSGTPALTRVDSQIGFRWDRGSPTDNLMARGEAHGGQSVPSDNFSIRWSGQLLPPVTGTYQIEGAANDGFRLYLDGKLLIDQWKDSDRLRADSATVQLQQGRAYDLRLEYYDGERDAGVRLAWRMPGAKPPFEEALQAARDSDVVVFVGGLTGDVEGEEMTVSYPGFAGGDRTDMRLPATQRKLLEALKDTGKPVVMVLTAGSALAVDWAKQNVPAIVMAWYPGQRGGNAVADVLFGDANPAGRLPVTFYKADEKLPAFDDYAMRGRTYRYFEGEPLFAFGHGLSYTTFDYSGLTLDRTRVNAQQPVNVSVKVKNSGKRAGDEVVQLYLAPVNAKRERAHKELRGFQRIHLQPGEERTVTFAITPQKDLRTWDEQRDAYSVDPGAYEVQVGASSADVRVRSSLTVTK, encoded by the coding sequence ATGAACGGACTGCGAGTCGCCATCGCCTCGGCGCTGCTGCTGGCATCGACCGCGTTGTGCGCGCAGACGACCACTACGGCGGCAGCCGGGGACAAGCCCTGGCTCGACACCACCTTCAGTTTCCAGGAGCGCGCGGCTGCGCTGGTCTCGCAGATGACGCTGGAAGAGAAGGCCGCGCAGATGGCCAACGGCGCGCCGGCGATCCCGCGCCTGGGCGTGCCCGCTTACGACTGGTGGAACGAGGCGCTGCACGGCGTTGCGCGCGCAGGCGCCGCGACGGTGTACCCGCAGGCGATCGGCATGGCGGCCACGTTCGATGTTCCGCTGATGGCGCAGATCTCCAGCGCCATCAGCGACGAGGCGCGTGCGAAGCACCACGAGTTCCTGCGCCAGGACCAGCACGGGCGTTACCAGGGCCTCACGTTCTGGTCGCCGAACATCAACATCTTCCGCGACCCGCGCTGGGGGCGTGGCCAGGAAACCTACGGCGAAGATCCGTACCTCACGGCACGCATGGGCGTGGCGTTCGTGAAGGGATTGCAGGGCGACGATCCGAAGTATCGCAAGCTCGACGCCACCGCCAAGCACTTCGCCGTGCACAGCGGACCCGAAGCCGACCGCCACACGTTCGACGCGAAGCCGACCGAACGCGACCTGCGCGAGACCTACCTGCCCGCGTTCGAAGCGCTGGTGAAGGAAGGCGACGTCGACGCGGTCATGGGTGCGTACAACCGTGTCTATGGCGAATCCGCCAGCGCCAGCAAGTTCCTGCTGCAGGATGTGCTGCGCAGGGAGTGGGGCTTCAGGGGCTACGTGGTTTCCGACTGCTGGGCCATCGTCGACATCTGGAAGCACCACAAGATCGTCGCCACGCCGGAAGAAGCCGCCGCGCTGGCGGTGAAGAACGGCACGCAGCTCGACTGCGGCGACACCTACGCGCCGTCGCTGCCGGTGGCGGTGCGCAAGGGGCTGATCTCCGAAGCGGAGGTCGATCACGCGGTGACGCAGCTGTTCACCGCGCGCATGCGCCTGGGGATGTTCGATCCCCCGGAGCAGGTGCGCTGGGCGGGCATCCCATACTCCGCCAACCAGTCGCCCGCGCATGATGCGCTCGCGCGCAAGGTGGCGCAGGAATCCATCGTCCTGCTGAAGAACGATGGCGTCCTTCCGCTCTCGCGCGATGTGAAGCGCATCGCCGTGGTCGGCCCGACCGCCGACGACACCATGGCGCTGCTGGGCAACTACTACGGAACGCCGGCTGCGCCGGTGACCATCCTGCAGGGCATCCGCGAGGCCGTGCCGAACGCACAGGTCGTGCATGCCCGCGGTGTCGACCTGGTGGAAGGCCGCGATGATCCTGCCGCCACGCCGCTGATCGAGCCGCAGTACCTGCGACCGGATGCGAAGTCGCCCGAGCGCGGGTTGAAGGGCGAGTACTTCCGCAACCGCGACCTGTCCGGTACGCCGGCGCTCACGCGCGTGGATTCGCAGATCGGCTTCCGCTGGGATCGCGGCTCGCCGACCGACAACCTGATGGCGCGCGGCGAAGCGCACGGCGGCCAATCGGTGCCATCGGACAATTTCAGCATCCGCTGGAGCGGACAGTTGCTGCCACCGGTGACGGGCACGTATCAGATCGAGGGTGCGGCCAACGACGGCTTCCGCCTGTACCTGGACGGCAAGCTGCTGATCGACCAGTGGAAGGACAGCGATCGCCTGCGCGCCGACAGCGCCACCGTGCAGTTGCAGCAGGGCCGCGCGTACGACCTGCGCCTGGAGTACTACGACGGTGAACGCGACGCGGGCGTACGCCTGGCCTGGCGCATGCCGGGTGCGAAGCCGCCGTTCGAGGAAGCGCTGCAGGCCGCGCGCGATTCCGACGTGGTCGTCTTCGTCGGCGGCCTCACGGGCGATGTCGAAGGCGAGGAGATGACGGTGAGCTATCCGGGCTTTGCCGGTGGCGACCGCACCGACATGCGCCTGCCGGCGACGCAGCGCAAGTTGCTCGAAGCGCTGAAGGACACCGGCAAGCCGGTGGTGATGGTCCTGACAGCCGGATCCGCGCTCGCGGTGGACTGGGCGAAGCAGAACGTGCCCGCCATCGTCATGGCCTGGTATCCGGGACAGCGCGGCGGCAACGCGGTGGCCGACGTGCTGTTCGGTGATGCCAATCCCGCCGGTCGCCTGCCGGTCACGTTCTACAAGGCGGACGAGAAGCTGCCCGCGTTCGACGATTACGCGATGCGCGGACGCACCTACCGCTACTTCGAGGGCGAGCCGCTGTTCGCGTTCGGCCATGGCTTGTCGTACACCACGTTCGACTACTCCGGCCTGACGCTGGACCGCACGCGCGTGAACGCACAGCAGCCGGTCAACGTGTCGGTCAAGGTAAAGAACTCCGGAAAGCGCGCCGGCGACGAAGTGGTGCAGCTGTATCTCGCCCCGGTCAATGCGAAGCGCGAACGGGCGCACAAGGAACTGCGCGGCTTCCAGCGCATCCACCTGCAGCCGGGCGAGGAGCGCACGGTCACCTTCGCCATCACGCCGCAGAAGGATCTGCGTACCTGGGACGAGCAGCGCGACGCCTACTCGGTGGATCCGGGTGCGTACGAGGTGCAGGTTGGCGCGTCCAGCGCGGATGTACGCGTGCGCTCGAGCCTGACCGTGACGAAGTGA